A stretch of the Neodiprion lecontei isolate iyNeoLeco1 chromosome 4, iyNeoLeco1.1, whole genome shotgun sequence genome encodes the following:
- the LOC107218603 gene encoding UDP-glucuronic acid decarboxylase 1 isoform X1: MFLTQRKMKQAAFFIVCVLLVIGFYKGWAKTEEEQSFNDKRLRQIKQNEDSLNEIEPEAIEKMMEMDNDVPYIEINDLQEANTRIRELEDKLHRIEAKIESRVPKNFPTVKFLNYKNRKRILVTGGAGFVGSHLVDRLMLAGHEVIVADNFFTGRKRNVEHWVGHENFELVHHDIVRPLYLEVDEIYHLASPASPPHYMHNPVKTIKTNTVGTINMLGLAKRVGARVLIASTSEVYGDPDEHPQSETYWGHVNPIGPRACYDEGKRVAETLSYAYMRQEGVSVRVARIFNTFGPRMHMNDGRVVSNFILQALQNDSITIYGNGKQTRSFQYVSDLVDGLVALMGSNYTLPVNIGNPIEHTIEEFASMIKELVGGTSKIVELAAVEDDPQRRKPDISRAKKYLDWEPKVPLSEGLEQTVAYFRKELQRTKHSQKDEFETKTKASLKNDHDIIEQL, encoded by the exons ATGTTCCTCACGCAGCGCAAGATGAAACAAGCCGCGTTTTTCATCGTATGCGTTCTATTGG TTATAGGCTTTTACAAAGGCTGGGCAAAGACTGAGGAAGAACAATCTTTCAATGATAAACGGCTCCGCCAAATCAAGCAAAACGAGGACAGTTTGAACGAGATTGAACCTGAAGCTATTGAAAAGATGATGGAGATGGATAATGATGTTCCTTACATTGAGATAAATGATCTTCAAGAAGCAAATACTAGGATTCGTGAACTTGAGGATAAACTCCATCGGATCGAAGCAAAAATCGAAAGCCGAGTACCTAAAAATTTCCCGActgttaaatttttgaattacaaGAATCGAAAGCGAATTCTAGTCACTGGAGGGGCTGGTTTCGTTGGCTCGCATCTCGTTGATCGCCTAATGCTTGCCGGGCACGAAGTCATTGTCgcagataattttttcacgggtAGAAAACGAAACGTCGAGCACTGGGTGGGCcacgaaaattttgaactgGTTCATCATGATATTGTTAGACCTCTTTACTTAGAGGTGGACGAAATTTATCACTTAGCTAGTCCTGCAAGTCCACCGCATTATATGCATAATCCAGTAAAGACAATTAAGACTAACACCGTTGGGACTATAAATATGTtag GACTGGCGAAAAGAGTTGGTGCTAGGGTCCTTATTGCTAGTACATCAGAGGTTTATGGCGATCCTGACGAACATCCTCAGTCTGAAACATATTGGGGCCATGTTAATCCTATTG GACCCAGAGCCTGTTATGACGAGGGTAAGCGGGTAGCCGAAACGTTGAGCTACGCCTACATGAGACAGGAAGGAGTGTCAGTCCGCGTAGCTCGCATTTTCAACACCTTTGGTCCACGGATGCACATGAACGATGGCAGAGTTgtgtcaaatttcattttgcagGCCTTGCAAAATGATTCCATCACAATTTACGGAAACGGAAAACAAACACGCTCGTTTCAGTACGTCTCTGACTTGGTTGATGGACTGGTGGCCCTGATGGGATCGAATTACACTTTGCCAGTAAACATAGGAAATCCCATTGAACATACAATCGAAG AGTTCGCCTCAATGATAAAAGAACTGGTTGGAGGGACCAGTAAAATCGTGGAGCTTGCGGCAGTTGAGGACGATCCGCAGAGAAGAAAACCGGACATTTCAAGAGCGAAAAAGTATTTGGACTGGGAGCCAAAAGTTCCATTGTCCGAGGGTCTTGAACAGACGGTTGCGTATTTTAGGAAAGAATTACAGAGGACGAAACACTCACAGaaagatgaatttgaaacaaagaCAAAGGCGTCGTTGAAGAACGACCACGACATAATCGAacagttgtaa
- the LOC107218604 gene encoding uncharacterized protein LOC107218604 isoform X2, whose product MDVLKVQNPDLAQAIEWTKETIETMITRSFTNAAVRRSIWSNAPAKQHPLKDVFFTVKGDTHVIIFKNVKAKGSIGVYPIEDCFLTNNSYAIEYKPEKVLIKTTYRDSEGEISGQLDRDELSDTLGAHLWMDLTSRLNHLLKMELDEVIVELSACDLLQGESDLVDAITEHSKAVNVVTNDIFDKILANANNRINELKVSTIPTPDIDASFTKKLAGVVTTGRFTARNGIFQNLATISRKGNVSIAVEDGNIVIFGTVGLAELKISYDHYEAKLMDVGPTGAIQTTVGRNEALFKFVLDKKDQDVKIRLADFKITNISDVEAHVTGLGGLNWLASKISSWMASTLRWKVAPVIEARVKENINKVLEDFNVSALLTK is encoded by the exons ATGGACGTGCTCAAAG TACAAAATCCGGACCTCGCTCAGGCCATCGAATGGACCAAGGAGACTATCGAGACGATGATTACGAGG TCGTTTACGAATGCTGCTGTGCGACGATCAATATGGAGCAATGCCCCGGCTAAGCAGCACCCTCTCAAGGACGTATTCTTCACCGTTAAGGGAGACACACACGT aataatttttaaaaatgttaagGCAAAAGGGTCAATCGGAGTTTATCCAATAGAGGACTGTTTCCTGACCAACAACAGCTACGCCATCGAGTATAAACCGGAGAAAGTTCTCATAAAAACTACGTATCGCGATAGCGAGGGCGAGATAAGCGGTCAACTCGACAGGGATGAACTTT CTGATACCTTGGGTGCTCACTTGTGGATGGATCTCACCAGTCGCTTGAATCACTTGCTCAAAATGGAGCTCGATGAAGTTATCGTTGAATTATCTGCCTGCGATCTTCTCCAAGGCGAGTCTGATTTAGTCGATGCCATAAC GGAGCACAGCAAAGCGGTGAATGTGGTGACAAACGatatattcgataaaattctcGCCAACGCGAATAACCGAATCAACGAACTCAAAGTCTCAACCATACCGACACCGGACATCGATGCTTCTTTTACAAAGAAATTAGCTGGAGTTGTGACGACGGGTCGTTTCACTGCGAGGAATGGCATCTTCCAGAATCTGGCCACGATATCCAGGAAGGGCAACGTCAGTATCGCAGTCGAGGATGGAAATATCGTTATATTTGGGACAGTCGGTCTGGCAGAGCTCAAG ATCTCTTACGACCATTACGAGGCGAAGTTGATGGACGTTGGACCGACAGGCGCTATACAGACAACCGTCGGTCGTAATGAGGCTCTCTTCAAGTTTGTCCTCGATAAAAAGGACCAGGACGTAAAGATCCGTTTGGCAGATTTCAAGATTACAAACATCAG cGACGTTGAAGCCCATGTAACGGGTCTGGGAGGTTTGAATTGGTTGGCGTCAAAGATTTCATCCTGGATGGCAAGCACCCTGCGTTGGAAAGTGGCACCGGTCATCGAGGCAAGGGTCAAAGAAAACATCAATAAAGTTCTGGAAGATTTCAACGTCAGTGCTTTACTCACCAAATGA
- the LOC107218604 gene encoding uncharacterized protein LOC107218604 isoform X1, giving the protein MDVLKVQNPDLAQAIEWTKETIETMITRSFTNAAVRRSIWSNAPAKQHPLKDVFFTVKGDTHVELTNLKLLREPDFRFTGVTARFEFLFLAAEIDVGDLEVSGEFFVQNTALNAFLPLTTSGQISIIFKNVKAKGSIGVYPIEDCFLTNNSYAIEYKPEKVLIKTTYRDSEGEISGQLDRDELSDTLGAHLWMDLTSRLNHLLKMELDEVIVELSACDLLQGESDLVDAITEHSKAVNVVTNDIFDKILANANNRINELKVSTIPTPDIDASFTKKLAGVVTTGRFTARNGIFQNLATISRKGNVSIAVEDGNIVIFGTVGLAELKISYDHYEAKLMDVGPTGAIQTTVGRNEALFKFVLDKKDQDVKIRLADFKITNISDVEAHVTGLGGLNWLASKISSWMASTLRWKVAPVIEARVKENINKVLEDFNVSALLTK; this is encoded by the exons ATGGACGTGCTCAAAG TACAAAATCCGGACCTCGCTCAGGCCATCGAATGGACCAAGGAGACTATCGAGACGATGATTACGAGG TCGTTTACGAATGCTGCTGTGCGACGATCAATATGGAGCAATGCCCCGGCTAAGCAGCACCCTCTCAAGGACGTATTCTTCACCGTTAAGGGAGACACACACGT AGAGTTGACGAACCTCAAACTTCTGCGTGAGCCGGATTTCCGGTTTACCGGCGTAACCGCGCGATTCGAGTTCCTCTTCTTGGCAGCTGAAATCGACGTCGGTGATTTGGAGGTATCGGGAGAATTTTTCGTGCAAAACACTGCCCTTAACGCTTTTCTGCCTTTGACCACATCTGGTCAAATTTC aataatttttaaaaatgttaagGCAAAAGGGTCAATCGGAGTTTATCCAATAGAGGACTGTTTCCTGACCAACAACAGCTACGCCATCGAGTATAAACCGGAGAAAGTTCTCATAAAAACTACGTATCGCGATAGCGAGGGCGAGATAAGCGGTCAACTCGACAGGGATGAACTTT CTGATACCTTGGGTGCTCACTTGTGGATGGATCTCACCAGTCGCTTGAATCACTTGCTCAAAATGGAGCTCGATGAAGTTATCGTTGAATTATCTGCCTGCGATCTTCTCCAAGGCGAGTCTGATTTAGTCGATGCCATAAC GGAGCACAGCAAAGCGGTGAATGTGGTGACAAACGatatattcgataaaattctcGCCAACGCGAATAACCGAATCAACGAACTCAAAGTCTCAACCATACCGACACCGGACATCGATGCTTCTTTTACAAAGAAATTAGCTGGAGTTGTGACGACGGGTCGTTTCACTGCGAGGAATGGCATCTTCCAGAATCTGGCCACGATATCCAGGAAGGGCAACGTCAGTATCGCAGTCGAGGATGGAAATATCGTTATATTTGGGACAGTCGGTCTGGCAGAGCTCAAG ATCTCTTACGACCATTACGAGGCGAAGTTGATGGACGTTGGACCGACAGGCGCTATACAGACAACCGTCGGTCGTAATGAGGCTCTCTTCAAGTTTGTCCTCGATAAAAAGGACCAGGACGTAAAGATCCGTTTGGCAGATTTCAAGATTACAAACATCAG cGACGTTGAAGCCCATGTAACGGGTCTGGGAGGTTTGAATTGGTTGGCGTCAAAGATTTCATCCTGGATGGCAAGCACCCTGCGTTGGAAAGTGGCACCGGTCATCGAGGCAAGGGTCAAAGAAAACATCAATAAAGTTCTGGAAGATTTCAACGTCAGTGCTTTACTCACCAAATGA
- the LOC107218601 gene encoding uncharacterized protein LOC107218601: MKTVPALFLVLVAVASATKTHQKRSTTYSATLNDYVDEVVANVQAFVSESSLEPLSIPNVTESFSVKPLLITYSGRLSLYDGEMTGLSSVKRYGDINLGYDGETLSFDANMGVDVATVAYTYYAKLLGSLKESGTAKVTARKIDTTVGFSANLKNYTFALDTVAINSIGRTTAQLSGNVLTDWMANAVINIVIAAVKSTAITQVNSEINSVLTNVVDEANTYVTSLLS; this comes from the exons ATGAAGACTGTTCCGGCACTGTTCCTCGTCCTCGTAGCGGTGGCTTCTGCGACCAAAACGCACCA AAAACGCTCCACCACCTATTCGGCTACCCTGAACGACTATGTCGACGAAGTGGTAGCAAATGTGCAGGCCTTTGTCAGTGAAAGTAGTCTTGAGCCGCTGTCAATTCCGAACGTCACGGAATCCTTCTCCGTG AAACCACTATTGATCACCTATAGTGGTCGTCTTTCGCTGTACGACGGAGAGATGACTGGTTTGTCATCAGTGAAACGTTACGGCGACATAAATCTTGGATACGATGGAGAAACTCTAAGTTTCGATGCTAACATGGGAGTCGACGTAGCAACG GTCGCTTACACGTACTACGCGAAACTTTTGGGCAGTCTGAAAGAGAGTGGAACCGCAAAGGTAACCGCCAGGAAGATCGACACCACCGTAGGCTTCAGCGCGAACTTGAAGAATTACACATTCGCCTTGGATACTGTCGCGATCAACAGCATCGG ACGAACCACTGCCCAGCTTAGTGGCAACGTGCTGACTGACTGGATGGCCAATGCGGTTATTAATATCGTCATAGCAGCCGTCAAGAGCACCGCCATCACCCAGGTCAACAGCGAGATTAATTCGGTATTGACGAACGTCGTCGACGAAGCAAACACCTACGTGACTTCACTGCTTTCTTAG
- the LOC107218603 gene encoding UDP-glucuronic acid decarboxylase 1 isoform X2: MFLTQRKMKQAAFFIVCVLLGFYKGWAKTEEEQSFNDKRLRQIKQNEDSLNEIEPEAIEKMMEMDNDVPYIEINDLQEANTRIRELEDKLHRIEAKIESRVPKNFPTVKFLNYKNRKRILVTGGAGFVGSHLVDRLMLAGHEVIVADNFFTGRKRNVEHWVGHENFELVHHDIVRPLYLEVDEIYHLASPASPPHYMHNPVKTIKTNTVGTINMLGLAKRVGARVLIASTSEVYGDPDEHPQSETYWGHVNPIGPRACYDEGKRVAETLSYAYMRQEGVSVRVARIFNTFGPRMHMNDGRVVSNFILQALQNDSITIYGNGKQTRSFQYVSDLVDGLVALMGSNYTLPVNIGNPIEHTIEEFASMIKELVGGTSKIVELAAVEDDPQRRKPDISRAKKYLDWEPKVPLSEGLEQTVAYFRKELQRTKHSQKDEFETKTKASLKNDHDIIEQL, from the exons ATGTTCCTCACGCAGCGCAAGATGAAACAAGCCGCGTTTTTCATCGTATGCGTTCTATTGG GCTTTTACAAAGGCTGGGCAAAGACTGAGGAAGAACAATCTTTCAATGATAAACGGCTCCGCCAAATCAAGCAAAACGAGGACAGTTTGAACGAGATTGAACCTGAAGCTATTGAAAAGATGATGGAGATGGATAATGATGTTCCTTACATTGAGATAAATGATCTTCAAGAAGCAAATACTAGGATTCGTGAACTTGAGGATAAACTCCATCGGATCGAAGCAAAAATCGAAAGCCGAGTACCTAAAAATTTCCCGActgttaaatttttgaattacaaGAATCGAAAGCGAATTCTAGTCACTGGAGGGGCTGGTTTCGTTGGCTCGCATCTCGTTGATCGCCTAATGCTTGCCGGGCACGAAGTCATTGTCgcagataattttttcacgggtAGAAAACGAAACGTCGAGCACTGGGTGGGCcacgaaaattttgaactgGTTCATCATGATATTGTTAGACCTCTTTACTTAGAGGTGGACGAAATTTATCACTTAGCTAGTCCTGCAAGTCCACCGCATTATATGCATAATCCAGTAAAGACAATTAAGACTAACACCGTTGGGACTATAAATATGTtag GACTGGCGAAAAGAGTTGGTGCTAGGGTCCTTATTGCTAGTACATCAGAGGTTTATGGCGATCCTGACGAACATCCTCAGTCTGAAACATATTGGGGCCATGTTAATCCTATTG GACCCAGAGCCTGTTATGACGAGGGTAAGCGGGTAGCCGAAACGTTGAGCTACGCCTACATGAGACAGGAAGGAGTGTCAGTCCGCGTAGCTCGCATTTTCAACACCTTTGGTCCACGGATGCACATGAACGATGGCAGAGTTgtgtcaaatttcattttgcagGCCTTGCAAAATGATTCCATCACAATTTACGGAAACGGAAAACAAACACGCTCGTTTCAGTACGTCTCTGACTTGGTTGATGGACTGGTGGCCCTGATGGGATCGAATTACACTTTGCCAGTAAACATAGGAAATCCCATTGAACATACAATCGAAG AGTTCGCCTCAATGATAAAAGAACTGGTTGGAGGGACCAGTAAAATCGTGGAGCTTGCGGCAGTTGAGGACGATCCGCAGAGAAGAAAACCGGACATTTCAAGAGCGAAAAAGTATTTGGACTGGGAGCCAAAAGTTCCATTGTCCGAGGGTCTTGAACAGACGGTTGCGTATTTTAGGAAAGAATTACAGAGGACGAAACACTCACAGaaagatgaatttgaaacaaagaCAAAGGCGTCGTTGAAGAACGACCACGACATAATCGAacagttgtaa
- the LOC107218603 gene encoding UDP-glucuronic acid decarboxylase 1 isoform X3, which yields MMEMDNDVPYIEINDLQEANTRIRELEDKLHRIEAKIESRVPKNFPTVKFLNYKNRKRILVTGGAGFVGSHLVDRLMLAGHEVIVADNFFTGRKRNVEHWVGHENFELVHHDIVRPLYLEVDEIYHLASPASPPHYMHNPVKTIKTNTVGTINMLGLAKRVGARVLIASTSEVYGDPDEHPQSETYWGHVNPIGPRACYDEGKRVAETLSYAYMRQEGVSVRVARIFNTFGPRMHMNDGRVVSNFILQALQNDSITIYGNGKQTRSFQYVSDLVDGLVALMGSNYTLPVNIGNPIEHTIEEFASMIKELVGGTSKIVELAAVEDDPQRRKPDISRAKKYLDWEPKVPLSEGLEQTVAYFRKELQRTKHSQKDEFETKTKASLKNDHDIIEQL from the exons ATGATGGAGATGGATAATGATGTTCCTTACATTGAGATAAATGATCTTCAAGAAGCAAATACTAGGATTCGTGAACTTGAGGATAAACTCCATCGGATCGAAGCAAAAATCGAAAGCCGAGTACCTAAAAATTTCCCGActgttaaatttttgaattacaaGAATCGAAAGCGAATTCTAGTCACTGGAGGGGCTGGTTTCGTTGGCTCGCATCTCGTTGATCGCCTAATGCTTGCCGGGCACGAAGTCATTGTCgcagataattttttcacgggtAGAAAACGAAACGTCGAGCACTGGGTGGGCcacgaaaattttgaactgGTTCATCATGATATTGTTAGACCTCTTTACTTAGAGGTGGACGAAATTTATCACTTAGCTAGTCCTGCAAGTCCACCGCATTATATGCATAATCCAGTAAAGACAATTAAGACTAACACCGTTGGGACTATAAATATGTtag GACTGGCGAAAAGAGTTGGTGCTAGGGTCCTTATTGCTAGTACATCAGAGGTTTATGGCGATCCTGACGAACATCCTCAGTCTGAAACATATTGGGGCCATGTTAATCCTATTG GACCCAGAGCCTGTTATGACGAGGGTAAGCGGGTAGCCGAAACGTTGAGCTACGCCTACATGAGACAGGAAGGAGTGTCAGTCCGCGTAGCTCGCATTTTCAACACCTTTGGTCCACGGATGCACATGAACGATGGCAGAGTTgtgtcaaatttcattttgcagGCCTTGCAAAATGATTCCATCACAATTTACGGAAACGGAAAACAAACACGCTCGTTTCAGTACGTCTCTGACTTGGTTGATGGACTGGTGGCCCTGATGGGATCGAATTACACTTTGCCAGTAAACATAGGAAATCCCATTGAACATACAATCGAAG AGTTCGCCTCAATGATAAAAGAACTGGTTGGAGGGACCAGTAAAATCGTGGAGCTTGCGGCAGTTGAGGACGATCCGCAGAGAAGAAAACCGGACATTTCAAGAGCGAAAAAGTATTTGGACTGGGAGCCAAAAGTTCCATTGTCCGAGGGTCTTGAACAGACGGTTGCGTATTTTAGGAAAGAATTACAGAGGACGAAACACTCACAGaaagatgaatttgaaacaaagaCAAAGGCGTCGTTGAAGAACGACCACGACATAATCGAacagttgtaa
- the LOC107218600 gene encoding mite allergen Der p 7 — protein MKTVPALFLVLVAVASATKTHQKRSTTYSANLNDYVDEVVETLQAYVSASSLEPLSIPNVTESFSVTHLLITLSGRLSLYDGEMTGLSSVKRYGDVNLGYDGETLSFDANMGVDVATAAYTYYAKLLGSLHETGTATVTFKKIDTTVGFSANVHNYTIAFDSFAVNSIGTTSAELSGNVLTDWIADAVADILLAVSKSSIISQINSEADSVLSSIVDEANAYVTSLLS, from the exons ATGAAGACTGTTCCGGCACTGTTCCTCGTCCTCGTAGCGGTGGCTTCTGCGACCAAAACGCACCA GAAACGATCCACCACCTATTCAGCTAATCTGAACGACTATGTCGACGAAGTGGTAGAAACTCTGCAGGCGTATGTCAGTGCAAGTAGTCTTGAGCCACTATCAATTCCGAACGTCACGGAATCCTTCTCCGTG acacATCTGTTGATCACCTTGAGCGGACGCCTTTCGCTGTATGACGGAGAGATGACTGGTTTGTCATCAGTGAAACGTTACGGCGACGTAAATCTTGGATACGATGGAGAAACTCTAAGTTTCGATGCTAACATGGGAGTCGACGTAGCAACG GCCGCTTACACGTACTACGCGAAACTTTTGGGCAGTCTTCATGAGACTGGAACCGCAACGGTAACCTTCAAAAAGATCGACACCACCGTGGGCTTCAGCGCAAACGTGCACAATTACACAATCGCTTTCGATTCTTTTGCGGTCAACAGCATCGG AACAACCTCTGCCGAGCTGAGTGGCAACGTGCTGACTGACTGGATTGCCGACGCCGTTGCTGACATCCTCTTGGCAGTCTCCAAGAGCAGCATCATCAGCCAGATCAACAGCGAAGCTGATTCGGTATTGTCGTCCATCGTCGACGAAGCAAACGCCTACGTGACTTCACTGCTTTCCTAG